The Quercus robur chromosome 3, dhQueRobu3.1, whole genome shotgun sequence DNA segment GGGAATCGAAGCACTAAAGTATATCAGCTACCCAGCCCAGGCATGTTTCTACTCTCTCGTTGTTTGTCAGTTTCTCATTTTTGGTGGAAGGTGCAGGGGTGCCAATGAGTTCTAGCTCAAGTGACCCCTTTccattgtaaaaataaaataaacggGTTGTATGTTCAAAATGCATTGAGTGCGGATTTAATTtacaaattgagagagagagagagagagagtatggtGATTGGTAGTCTATTCTTTAGATAAGTTTCTCTCTTTGGGTTCTATGAATCTaccagggttttttttttttttttttttaattcctcaaTAAAAGTGTAAAGTGGTAGACTTTTTCTGCTTCCGTATGTTTTTTGATTGGTAAGATACATGACACATGGTCTTGCACCCAAGACAACAGTCTCCATCTTATGATTGTGGCAaaggaagtgccatttgagctacaAATCATTGGCTTTGTATTACATAGCAGTGGCAATATTTCTTGATTATTGTGATCTTGAAGTACATATGAAAATAACTTGATTGCCATAAATATTGATGTTGTTTTTGCTGATTTCAGGTACTGGCAAAATCCTCAAAAATGATTCCAGGTGAGATATTTACGAGTTTATATGTATTAACCTGAACAAGCATGCTGCGTGTTAATTCTGACTGTAAAATGCATGCTTTTTATTGCTGAAACTGCATTCATATGGCCCTCAAGCATGTCTCTGGCTGACTCAGTTGTAGTCTATAGCCTAGGTGTTGGTTTGAACACTCCAGCCAAACCTTTTTAAAGGCCTTGAATTGTCAAAAGTAGTTCATATAACCCATTCTGTATATTATGGTGCTGAATTCTATGGAATTTCATTACTTATTTAGAAAGATGCAGTCCCCTTCATCAAAACCACTGACCTTAGTTTGTATGTTTGTTTAGTTTGCTCTTCCTTTTCCATTTCATATAAATTAGCAAGAAAAGAAGTTCGTAATGAATTTTGTGCATctgtttttttaatagtttttcaaAACTGAATGACTGAATGATGCTGTTCTAAGTCTTGCCTAATTTTTTTCCTGACCCTCCCTTCTCCTTGGGGATGATATCAATCAAACTAGTTCAATGAAAAACTATCACAGACAGTATCCAGGCAAGTTGGATAATTGTATATATAAGGTGGTTCCTATTTGTTTTGACATATAGAAGTTATTCGAGCTCTATGTACTTGTTCCAGTGAGGATGAATTTATATGTAGAAATAGGTCAACATTTCCGTGGCAAGTTTTATGAATAACTTACTAATGAGTCATCTTATTTTCATGCAGTAATGCTGATGGGTGCTTTAGTTTATGGTATAAGATACACTGTTCCAGAGTATCTTTGCACTTTCCTTGTTGCTGGAGGGGTATCTACATTTGCCCTCTTAAAGGTGATGATTATATCTATATTaacaactttttttgttttcattttgatccccattttatatttttaagacaagtttttattatttttttctaaataaatgaTTTCTTCTGGCAATTTCCATTTCTGATTTTATGTTTGTCTCATCCATAATCCGGTTGATTTCAGACTAGCTCGAAGACTATTGGCAAGCTGGCACAGCCAAATGCACCTTTTGGATATTTGCTATGTTTTCTGAACCTTACATTTGATGGATTTACAAATGCTACTCAGGATTCAATAACCAAAAGGTATGTTAACaagaaacattttccttttacattctgtgtttttttttttttttttcatgttaaaatgaatactgaattttttttttttccacattttctggtgtttggtatggTAAAAAATACAAGTTAACAGAAAATGTTTTCTATAGTCATTGGAAAACAAGCCCAATAGAGTGGAAAACATTTGATCGGTGTTGACAGACtattgacactttttttttttttttttcaaatgccattttttttgctcaaaccAATTGTTTCCTGCTTAATTTTTCTTGTAGATTCCcaatttggagtttttttttttcccattttaggTTCCCAAATGCCCCCCAcacaccccacccccccccccccccccaaaaaaaaaaaaaaaagaaggaaaatattttcctatttgaggttttttttcaataatgaaAGTTTTTGTTCATAGATTTATGTGAAATTACAAGAAATATTAATGATATTTTGTGCAAGGCAAGCAacagaaaatgttttttgggaaatttttttttttcataaaaaaaaaacattatttaactGAAGAAGCAATTTGTTGTTAATTTACCTTACTGCCAAGGAAGATGTGTTGAATTTGTTGAAAAGACCATAAGTTTCCTCTAGAAAAGTTAGCAGAATGCCTAAAGAGCTACTTACATGtccattatttttccttttacctgtaagaaacaaaatttgtgtGGGAGCAAGTCAAGCTAAAGCACAATAACATAAACCAATTTCAAAGCATATGAAACAAATCAAGATTGAGTACATTAGAGGCTCATTAACTTGAAGAGCTTGGGTGTACTTTAATATGTTTAAAAATGTCTGTGGCAGCCCTTGCTATTCAAGCTTAAATTAGTTTTCTTTTAGAATGATTGATGACTTGAATCACACAGGCTCTCTCATTTTCGTACCAAACCATCTTGAATTGCATATGTAGTACTCAAAACATATTGGTTTCTCTGGCATAGGTACCCGAAAACAAGTGCCTGGGATATTATGCTAGGAATGAACTTATGGGGTACCATTTACAACATGATCTACATGTTCGGCTGGCCGCATGCTAGCGGATTTGAGGCAGTCCAATTTTGCAAGCAGCATCCAGAGGCAGCATGGGACATATTTCTCTACTGCCTTTGTGGGGCAGTGGGCCAGAATTTCATCTTTCTAACCATAAGTAGATTTGGCTCCCTTGCTAATACCACCATCACCACGACCCGTAAGTTTGTCAGCATCGTGGTTTCTTCACTGCTGAGTGGCAATCCCCTGTCAACAAAGCAATGGGGGTGTGTTGCCATGGTCTTCTCTGGGCTGTCATACCAAATCTACCTCAAGTGGAGGAAGTTGCAGAGAGCCCCAAAGAAGAGAAAGCCCATGTGAAGAGGGAGTGTGTAacaattttgaacttttttaacATTCATCCTTTTTCGTTTTCACCATTTTATCCCTTTTATATCATTTATAGTAACTTTAGGGCTCAGTGGATCTAGGTTATACCCATGAAAATCGTGAATGTAATTGTAGATTCCTTATTGAGAAACATTATTTTAAATAGTTCTCATGCCGTTCTATCCTATGCTTAGCATAAATGTTCCATATGTTGTAGTGGATAGTGGaaataacaaaaaaccaaaTGAGTTagcaaaagagaaaatttttctttaaaagaaatttggagAATCTCTTCCGATCCATGGGACATCTTATAAAACTATCAGGTTATTCGTTGAGATATACAATTGGTATGCATCTCTTTAAACATAAAACAAAGATGCATGaatacaaaataataagaatctcctagaaactaaaaaaaaaaaaaaaaacctatgccTGTCCTATATTACAAAATGAGTATTTACCTTATTACCACTTATAGAAAAATGTCTAgctacaaaaaatatttacatgCTGGCACTTGTTGATTACAATCATATAGCTCATTAAATAGGTCATATGACTAAAAGTGCAAGACGTTACTATAGTAGCATTGAATCAAGGTGAGGGCAGGGTGATTTCTCAAGCACTTTCCCATTGCAGGATTCAAATTTTTGAACTTGGAATCTTCACCCCCAAACCACTTGGAAGTAAGCCCAATGTCAACTAGACAACCACCCTTAGTGGCCCAAATCAAAGAATTTCAAAGAATGTTTAAATTTCggtacaaaatttgatatatttaacgtacacaattttttcaaaaatatatgcaattatatatattcaaagcacacaatttcaaataatttacacaattttgtatatttaaggtacataatttttcaaataacatacaaaattttgtatattcaatgtacataattttttaaagaatttacaGAATTCTGTAGATTTGAGGTACACAATTTCTAAGAAAgtaaacaattatatatattcaaggtACATAATTTTCAaagaatttacacaattatgtatattaaatgtacaaaatttcaaagaatGAATATAATGCTATATATTCAATGTACACGATTTTTCAAAGaatatacataattttgtatattcaatgTACTATATTTTTCTAAGAATGTACAAAATTCTATATATTCCAATTACACAATTTCTCAAATaatatacacaattttgtatattGAATGGAcacaattgtaaaaaatgtacacaattctatattttcaatatatatatatatatatatatatatatatatatgacacaaCCTTGTTATATATAAACTCTTTGTACTACACTATTTTGTGAATACTATACTTTCTTGTTTCAGTACATACTAGCCTAGTTTACCAATGAGGGGAATGCTTGCTGCACAGTGTGTGAGATGCATCACCTTTTCCAGTTCTTTGAGATAGCTAAAGCCGTGTGGTTTGGTAGCAGATGCACTATAAGAATTGAGTTCCTGAGGGCAAACAATGCAGAGCGGCTGATGAAATTCATTATCAACCCCCCAAGCAACTTCTTGTTTGACCAAGAAGACAGGAAAAGCTATATTCTATCTATACAGCGCTTCAATCATGGAGTTTATCTTGAAATGGAGAAACCATGATGTGTTTGAAAGGAAAAGCATTTCCCATGAAGGCCTTCAAGGAGGCTTAAGTAGGATCTTCTTGGAGCATTGGTCTGTGTTGAAGAGCTATCATCAAAGTGATAGAAGCAGGGCTAATAGTCAATGGTGCATGCCTGCTTCAGGTCAGTTTAAACTGAATTGTGATGCAGCTGTTCATTCCAAACATTCAGTCATGGTTGTGGTTGCTAGAGATTGGAGAGTGAACTTGGTGCTTGCCCACACAAAGAAGGTATCACCAATATCCCGGTCCAAGCTGAAGCAAAAGCATTAAGATGGTCTGTGTGTCTGGCATCTAACCAGAATCTGCAGAATGTTGTGATTAGAAGGTGATTCCAAGCGTGCATAAAGGCTATTAATAATGCAgaccccaaacccacatggagAATCCAAGGCCTCTTACATGGTGTGAAGACCCTATGCAAGTGACCTCCCTCATATTGCCTTCAACCAGGTATTCAAGGAAGCCAATGCAGCAGCTCACTCACTTGCAACCTGGTCATTTAAGAATGCCTTTGTAGGTTTTTTTGATTCCTCATTTGGTCCTCCCATTTTTGCTGATGTAAATTGGAAGGAAGCTGTCTCTTCTTCCCTTCTGTAATCGCTTTTCTGGAATCAAATTTTTCTACTCGTAGAAAATTTCATATCAGCATTGAAGGCACAATATTAGGAACTCCAAACGATTTAAGAAATCACAAATTAGGGACTTCTTCAATTGAGTTAGTATAACTTGAGCATTAGTTAAACATAACTGATAGAGCAAGTATACTCACACTCAGTTGCACACTAAAATATACTCAAACTCAGTTGCACACTACTTTGTGCAAAATTACaaagttattatattttatcttatttcaaaatttaaattgtagGCAATACAATCTGTAtgctaaattttattttctattgatTCTTGTCTTTGGGTTCAACGATTGAAATCTGTATCAATTAGGCTTATTTTTTAGGGCCACAACGGCTCAAGTTCAAACCAAGACTATTAATGGGATAAGATTATGAGGTGAGGCTTTTGGACCACATGGATAATCCTGAGGAGAATCAACCTGTAAGTTTAGCTAGGCAAAGCATGTGTAAACGCAAGAAGTTTTCTTGTGTTTATTATTTTGCCATTCTAATCACATCTCATTAGGTTTTAAAATAACAGTTGCAAGTGggcaataataaattttatcaagGTACTCCACTTCTTTACATTAAGAAGAAAACCATGTGAAACACAACAATGcaatcaaaaatcaaacaagCCACCTCCTTGGCTCTTGCCTCTTGCAATGCTTTCCCTGCCATTCCTCTTTGTGCCAATGTCATCTGTAGGTTATCATTTAAACTCATATCTTTCTTTAAACCTCACAAGTAAATCCTATCTACGTTTAAGAAAAGCTTactagttacaacttacaactaAAACTAATTTTCCTTCACATAGCAACTCGAGAATGCAGACTTTAAATCTCCTCCAACCAATAGGATTGCAAACATCACCACTCAATTCTTCTTCCGGAACAAATCCAATACCATCCCGGTTAAAAGCACTCTTAAATTGATATGATACTTGACTCGGTAGGACTTTA contains these protein-coding regions:
- the LOC126718742 gene encoding UDP-galactose/UDP-glucose transporter 3 encodes the protein MEVHGDGLRRVLVLAFCVAGIWSAYIYQGFLQETLSTKRFGPDEKRFEHLSFLNLAQNVVCLIWSFIMIKLWSSGSNGGAPWWMYWSAGITNTIGPAMGIEALKYISYPAQVLAKSSKMIPVMLMGALVYGIRYTVPEYLCTFLVAGGVSTFALLKTSSKTIGKLAQPNAPFGYLLCFLNLTFDGFTNATQDSITKRYPKTSAWDIMLGMNLWGTIYNMIYMFGWPHASGFEAVQFCKQHPEAAWDIFLYCLCGAVGQNFIFLTISRFGSLANTTITTTRKFVSIVVSSLLSGNPLSTKQWGCVAMVFSGLSYQIYLKWRKLQRAPKKRKPM